The genomic segment GAGAGCTCCCGATCAGGGCGTCGATGGCCATCGTCACGCTCCGTGACTGCGTGACGTGACCAAGACAACTCAGAGAGTGAGTCCAAGGGTCTTGCGTAAGTTACCGGCGAGTAGCATGATTGGGTTACTGACGAGTAACTAGTTCCCCCACCACTCGCATTGAGCTGCACTTCAGACCACGAGGAGTCACGCAATGGGCCATTACAAGAGCAACCTCCGCGACATCGAGTTCAACCTGTTCGAGGTCTTCGGCGCAGCTGACCGCCTGGGCAAGGGCCCGTTCGCCGAGATGGACGTTGACAGCGCACGCGATCTGCTCCGCGAGTCCGAGAAGCTGGCGTCCGGCCCGATCGCTGACTCCTTCGTGGCCTCTGATCGCGAGCCTCCCGTGTACGACCCGGCCGAGTGCACCGTCACCATGAACGATGAGTTCAAGAAGTCCTTCCAGACTCTGTGGGACGCAGGCTACTGGAGCGCCGCACTCCCCGAAAGCCTCGGCGGCATCGGTGCACCCCCCAGCCTCAACTGGGCGATGGCGGAGATGTTCCTCGGCGCCAACCCTGCGCTCTACATGTCGCTGGCTGGCCCCGGCTTCGCGGCGATTCTGGATGCCCTTGGCACCGACGAGCAGCAGCACTGGGCCCAGATCATGATCGAGCGCCAGTGGGGCGCCACCATGGTTCTGACCGAGCCCGACGCCGGTTCTGACGTTGGCGCTGGCCGCGCGAAGGCCGTTCAGCAGGAAGACGGCACGTGGCACATCGAAGGCGTCAAGCGCTTCATCACCGGTGGCGAGAACGACTTCAACGAGAACATCATTCACCTGACCCTCGCCCGGCCAGAGGGTGCCACCGTGGGCACCAAGGGTCTGAGCCTGTTCGTCGTGCCGAAGTTCCACTTCGACACCAAGACGGGCGAGATCGGCGAGCGCAACGGCGTCTACACGACCAACATCGAAAAGAAGATGGGCATCAAGTCCTCCAGCACCTGCGAGCTGACCTACGGCGAAAAGCAGCCAGCCGTCGGCTATCTGGTCGGCGACGTCCACGACGGCATCGCGCAGATGTTCAAGGTCATTGAGTACGCGCGCATGCTGGTCGGCACGAAGGCAATCGCGACGCTGTCGACTGGTTACCTCAACGCGCTGGACTACGCAAAGAACCGCGTCCAGGGTGCTGACCTGACCCAGATGCTGGACAAGACCGCTCCCCGCGTGACCATTACCCATCACCCGGACGTGCGTCGCTCGCTGATGACTCAAAAGGCCTACTCAGAGGGCCTGCGTGCCTTGGTTGCCTACACCGCCAAGCAGCAGGACGAGGTCATGCTGCACCACGCCGAGCACGGCGCTGGCGACATGGCCGACCGCCTCAACGATCTGCTGTTGCCCATCGTCAAGGGTGTCGGTTCGGAGCGCGCTTGGGTCCTGCTGGGAACCGAGTCACTGCAGACGTTCGGAGGCTCGGGCTTCCTGCAGGACTACCCGCTTGAGCAGTACGTGCGTGACGCAAAGATCGACACGCTCTACGAAGGCACCACTGCCATCCAGGGCATGGACTTCTTCTTCCGGAAGATGGTCCGCGATCAGTTCCAGGCCGTCACGCAGCTGGCCGCGAACATCACCGAGACCGTCAAGAACACCGGTGCCGGCGATCAACTCGCAGAGTCCCGCCAACTGCTCGCCAAGGCGCTTGAAGACGTCCAGGGCATGATCGGCGTGATGGGCGGCTGGCTGATGAAGAGCCAGGAAAACCCGAACGAGTTGTACCGGGTCGGCCTCAACACCACCCGCCTGCTGATGGCCTGCGGCGACTTGGTTATCGGTTGGCTGCTGCTCAAGCAGGCTGACGTTGCCACTGAGGCGCTGGCTGCTGGTGCGAGCGAGCGGGACAAGCCGTTCTACAACGGCAAGCTCGCCATCGCCAAGTGGTTCGCCGCCAACCGGCTACCACTGCTGACCGCCGAGCTCGCCGTCGCGGAGGCGACCACGCTCGACGTGATGGAGCTGCCGGAAGAGGACTTCTAGGATTGTGAACCTCTCGACCATTGCGTCGGGATGCGAACGTAAGCTGAGCGCGTGAAGAAACTGCTCAGCGCCGGGGCTGCCGCGACACTGTCGCTGGTGGCCCTGTTCGCATTCCCGGCCGCGGTCCAAGCCCACGACGAACTTCAGTCGACGGTGCCAGCGAACAACGCAGTCCTCACCCAAGCGCCGAAGCAGTTGGTATTGACTTTTGAGGCGGCACCGCTCAAAGACACCACCAAGATCGCGGCGGCGTCCACGACCGGAACGGACGTCAACCTGCCGGAACCCACAGCGTCTGGCGCGACGGTTACGGTCGCCTGGCCAGCGAGCACCCCGGCGGGTGAGTACGTCGTCTCGTGGCGCAACGTCGGTGCCGATGGTCATCCACTGAGTGGACAATTCGGCTTCGGCTACGCGGAACCCACCGGTGCGGCAAGTCCTAGCCCGACCCCAACCGTGACCACCAGTCCTGCGGCTGACACCACGTCGGCCTCGAACAGCAATAGCTCCTGGCTGCTGCCCACCCTCGGCGGGGTTCTCATCGTCTTGGTGATCATCGTTGGGCTCGCGATTCGCCGCAACATCAGCAAAGACTCCGACTAACGGCACCCTTGGCGCGGACATGACAGCAACGACGGCCACCGGTGGACCGACGGTCAACCAGGCACAGGGCCAGCAACCGCAAGCTGGGCGGCTGGTCTTTGCATTCGGTCTGCTCGTCGTTCTCGCATCGCTGGCGGGACTGCTCATCTCCGGCGGCGGTTACCAGCCCGCCCCAAATGGTTTGCCCGATGCCGGACCGGTGGTCAGTTGGCTGTTACCCGTCGCAACGTCACTGGTGTTCGTCGCCGCGATGTTCACTGCCGGGTGGCTACTGCATGCGGCGTTCCTGGACGCAGACGCCCGCAAGGGGCTCGTCTCCAACGGGGGCCGTCGAAGCCTCGTTCGGGCAGGCATCGCTGCTGGCGTTTGGGTTGTCCTCGCGCTGATCCAGGCCGCCCTCACGTTGTCCGAAGTGCTCGGCGTTTCGATCAGCGAGGCGCTGGCGCCCGACCTACTGCGGACATACGCGTGGGACATCACCGGCGTTCGCACCGTGGTCGTTGGTGCCCTGCTCGCGCTGATCGTCAGCGTCTGTTCTTTCTTCACATTGCGGTTGACCACAGCGACGGCGCTGGGCGTCACGACGCTCGTCGCCATCGCGCTACCGGCCCTGGCCGGTCACGCCGCTGGCCTCGGTAACCACGCGATCGCGTTGGTCAACGGGGTCGCGCATGTGGTGGCAGCGACCGTGTGGGTTGGTGGGCTGATCGCGTTGGGAACTAT from the Candidatus Nanopelagicales bacterium genome contains:
- a CDS encoding acyl-CoA dehydrogenase, whose product is MGHYKSNLRDIEFNLFEVFGAADRLGKGPFAEMDVDSARDLLRESEKLASGPIADSFVASDREPPVYDPAECTVTMNDEFKKSFQTLWDAGYWSAALPESLGGIGAPPSLNWAMAEMFLGANPALYMSLAGPGFAAILDALGTDEQQHWAQIMIERQWGATMVLTEPDAGSDVGAGRAKAVQQEDGTWHIEGVKRFITGGENDFNENIIHLTLARPEGATVGTKGLSLFVVPKFHFDTKTGEIGERNGVYTTNIEKKMGIKSSSTCELTYGEKQPAVGYLVGDVHDGIAQMFKVIEYARMLVGTKAIATLSTGYLNALDYAKNRVQGADLTQMLDKTAPRVTITHHPDVRRSLMTQKAYSEGLRALVAYTAKQQDEVMLHHAEHGAGDMADRLNDLLLPIVKGVGSERAWVLLGTESLQTFGGSGFLQDYPLEQYVRDAKIDTLYEGTTAIQGMDFFFRKMVRDQFQAVTQLAANITETVKNTGAGDQLAESRQLLAKALEDVQGMIGVMGGWLMKSQENPNELYRVGLNTTRLLMACGDLVIGWLLLKQADVATEALAAGASERDKPFYNGKLAIAKWFAANRLPLLTAELAVAEATTLDVMELPEEDF
- a CDS encoding copper resistance protein CopC, giving the protein MKKLLSAGAAATLSLVALFAFPAAVQAHDELQSTVPANNAVLTQAPKQLVLTFEAAPLKDTTKIAAASTTGTDVNLPEPTASGATVTVAWPASTPAGEYVVSWRNVGADGHPLSGQFGFGYAEPTGAASPSPTPTVTTSPAADTTSASNSNSSWLLPTLGGVLIVLVIIVGLAIRRNISKDSD
- a CDS encoding CopD family protein — translated: MTATTATGGPTVNQAQGQQPQAGRLVFAFGLLVVLASLAGLLISGGGYQPAPNGLPDAGPVVSWLLPVATSLVFVAAMFTAGWLLHAAFLDADARKGLVSNGGRRSLVRAGIAAGVWVVLALIQAALTLSEVLGVSISEALAPDLLRTYAWDITGVRTVVVGALLALIVSVCSFFTLRLTTATALGVTTLVAIALPALAGHAAGLGNHAIALVNGVAHVVAATVWVGGLIALGTIALPRVSQAAAGVRAKYVSVAAGRFSQLALACVVVLGISGFANAYTRLGSPADLLTSGYGRLVVIKTLLLAGLILAAARIRGRILPKLSEGSGRRSFAKIAVLELGLMALATGLGVALSLSAPTRVDVL